One part of the Streptomyces nigra genome encodes these proteins:
- a CDS encoding SDR family NAD(P)-dependent oxidoreductase, giving the protein MPVTAYDLTGRTAFVTGAAGGIGRASAVLLAQAGATVHCADRDAQGLHETADLIKADGGSARTHHLDVTDRARLHQAVASCERLDVMAAIAGIMHSSPVLETRDEDLDRVLSVNFKGVLYACQEAARAMLDRRIAGSIVTMASGAVDTGAPGLLCYGAAKAAVVQLTKTLAAELGPHGIRVNAVAPGWIRTPMTERHDDAVQARTESSMARRSPLGRVGEPEDVAHTVLHLASDASSFTTGQILRPNGGVAMPW; this is encoded by the coding sequence ATGCCCGTCACGGCGTACGACCTCACCGGACGCACCGCCTTCGTCACCGGCGCCGCAGGAGGCATCGGTCGCGCCTCGGCCGTCCTGCTCGCGCAAGCAGGCGCCACCGTGCACTGCGCCGACCGCGACGCACAGGGCCTGCACGAGACGGCGGACCTGATCAAAGCCGACGGAGGCAGCGCCCGCACCCACCACCTCGACGTGACGGACCGCGCCCGGCTCCACCAGGCCGTCGCCTCCTGCGAACGGCTGGACGTGATGGCCGCGATCGCCGGGATCATGCACAGCAGCCCCGTCCTGGAGACCCGTGACGAGGACCTGGACCGCGTGCTGAGCGTCAACTTCAAGGGAGTGCTGTACGCCTGTCAGGAGGCGGCCCGCGCCATGCTCGACCGTCGGATCGCCGGCAGCATCGTCACGATGGCCTCGGGCGCCGTGGACACCGGAGCACCAGGGCTGCTCTGCTACGGCGCCGCCAAGGCGGCGGTGGTCCAGCTGACGAAGACCCTCGCGGCGGAGCTGGGCCCGCACGGCATCCGTGTGAACGCGGTCGCTCCGGGCTGGATCCGCACCCCGATGACCGAACGGCACGACGACGCCGTACAGGCGCGGACGGAGTCGTCCATGGCTCGTAGGTCACCGCTGGGCCGGGTCGGCGAACCGGAGGACGTCGCCCACACGGTGCTCCATCTGGCGTCCGACGCCTCGTCGTTCACCACGGGGCAGATCCTGCGTCCGAACGGCGGCGTGGCGATGCCGTGGTAG
- the rimO gene encoding 30S ribosomal protein S12 methylthiotransferase RimO, giving the protein MPERRTVALVTLGCARNEVDSEELAGRLEADGWDLVEDAADADVAVVNTCGFVDAAKKDSVDALLEANDLKGHGRTQAVVAVGCMAERYGKDLAEALPEADGVLGFDDYADISDRLQTILSGGIHAAHTPRDRRKLLPISPAERQESAAGVALPGHAPVDLPDGLAPASGPRAPLRRRLDGAPVASVKLASGCDRRCSFCAIPSFRGSFISRRPSDVLNETRWLAEQGVKEIMLVSENNTSYGKDLGDIRLLESLLPELAEVDGLERVRVSYLQPAEMRPGLIDVLTSTPKVAPYFDLSFQHSAPDVLRAMRRFGDTDRFLELLDTIRAKAPQAGVRSNFIVGFPGETEADLAELERFLNGARLDAIGVFGYSDEEGTEAATYDGKLPEDVVAERLARVSRLAEELVSQRAEERLGETVHVLVESIDEDGVYGRGAHQAPETDGQVLLTSGAGLSIGRMVEAKVVGTEGVDLVAEPLDGALSCSEEAGR; this is encoded by the coding sequence ATGCCTGAACGCCGTACCGTCGCACTGGTCACTCTTGGCTGCGCCCGCAACGAGGTGGACTCGGAGGAGCTCGCAGGCCGCTTGGAGGCGGACGGCTGGGACCTCGTGGAGGACGCCGCCGACGCGGACGTCGCCGTCGTCAACACCTGCGGCTTCGTCGACGCCGCCAAGAAGGACTCCGTCGACGCCCTCCTGGAGGCCAACGATCTCAAGGGCCACGGGAGAACCCAGGCCGTCGTGGCGGTGGGCTGCATGGCCGAGCGGTACGGGAAGGACCTCGCCGAGGCCCTTCCCGAGGCCGACGGCGTGCTCGGCTTCGACGACTACGCCGACATCTCCGACCGCCTGCAGACCATCCTGTCCGGCGGCATCCACGCCGCCCACACCCCGCGCGACCGGCGCAAGCTCCTGCCGATCAGCCCGGCCGAACGGCAGGAGTCCGCTGCCGGTGTCGCACTGCCCGGGCACGCCCCCGTCGACCTTCCGGACGGGCTCGCCCCGGCCTCCGGTCCTCGCGCGCCCCTGCGCCGCCGTCTCGACGGCGCCCCGGTCGCCTCGGTGAAGCTGGCCTCCGGCTGCGACCGGCGCTGCTCGTTCTGCGCCATCCCGTCCTTCCGCGGCTCCTTCATCTCGCGCCGCCCGAGCGACGTGCTGAACGAGACGCGGTGGCTCGCCGAGCAGGGCGTCAAGGAGATCATGCTGGTCTCCGAGAACAACACCTCGTACGGCAAGGACCTCGGCGACATCCGTCTGCTGGAGTCCCTGCTGCCCGAGCTCGCCGAGGTCGACGGTCTCGAGCGCGTCCGCGTCAGCTATCTGCAGCCGGCCGAGATGCGGCCCGGCCTGATCGACGTCCTCACCTCGACGCCGAAGGTCGCCCCCTACTTCGACCTCTCCTTCCAGCACTCCGCGCCCGACGTGCTGCGCGCGATGCGCCGCTTCGGCGACACCGACCGCTTCCTGGAGCTGCTGGACACCATCCGCGCCAAGGCGCCCCAGGCCGGTGTGCGCTCCAACTTCATCGTGGGCTTCCCCGGCGAGACCGAGGCCGACCTCGCCGAGCTGGAGCGCTTCCTGAACGGCGCCCGGCTCGACGCGATCGGCGTCTTCGGCTACTCCGACGAGGAGGGCACCGAGGCCGCCACCTACGACGGCAAGCTGCCCGAGGACGTCGTCGCCGAGCGGCTGGCCCGGGTGTCCCGGCTGGCCGAGGAGCTGGTCTCCCAGCGCGCCGAGGAGCGCCTCGGCGAGACCGTGCACGTGCTGGTCGAGTCCATCGACGAGGACGGCGTGTACGGGCGCGGTGCGCACCAGGCGCCGGAGACGGACGGCCAGGTGCTGCTCACGAGCGGCGCGGGCCTGAGCATCGGTCGTATGGTCGAGGCGAAGGTGGTCGGCACCGAAGGTGTCGACCTGGTGGCCGAACCCCTCGACGGCGCGTTGTCGTGTAGTGAGGAGGCGGGCAGATGA
- a CDS encoding DNA-formamidopyrimidine glycosylase family protein: protein MPEGDTVWQSAKRLHTALAGRVLALSDFRVPKFALVDLAGRTVLDVTARGKHLLTRVEGGITIHSHLGMEGSWRIFADEQLWTGGPVHQIRAVLTTTPDPGAATPEARPARTAVGYRLPVLEVLRTTEEDTVVGHLGPDLLGPDWDPDRALANLLADPDRALGEALLDQRNLAGVGNVYKSEICFLLRVTPWLPVGALPAEHTAQLPLLGKKLLEANRDRPVRKTTGLRGQDLFVYGRARRPCARCGTRIRVAQQGDGSRERPTYWCPNCQAGPAPTGTSRLGDQARPTS from the coding sequence ATGCCCGAAGGTGACACGGTCTGGCAATCCGCGAAGCGGCTCCACACCGCCCTCGCGGGCCGTGTGCTGGCCCTGAGCGACTTCCGGGTACCGAAGTTCGCCCTGGTCGACCTGGCGGGCCGTACCGTCCTGGACGTCACCGCCCGAGGCAAGCACCTCCTCACCCGGGTCGAGGGCGGGATCACGATCCACTCGCACCTCGGCATGGAGGGCTCCTGGCGGATCTTCGCCGACGAACAGCTCTGGACGGGCGGCCCCGTCCACCAGATCCGAGCCGTCCTGACCACCACCCCCGACCCCGGCGCGGCCACCCCCGAGGCGCGCCCGGCCCGTACGGCCGTCGGGTACCGCCTCCCCGTCCTGGAGGTCCTGCGCACCACGGAGGAGGACACCGTGGTCGGGCACCTCGGCCCCGACCTCCTGGGCCCCGACTGGGACCCGGACCGCGCCCTGGCCAACCTGCTCGCCGACCCCGACCGCGCGCTCGGCGAAGCCCTGCTGGACCAGCGCAATCTCGCCGGCGTCGGCAACGTCTACAAGAGCGAGATCTGCTTCCTGCTGCGCGTCACCCCCTGGCTGCCGGTCGGCGCGCTCCCCGCCGAGCACACCGCCCAACTGCCGCTGCTCGGCAAGAAGCTCCTGGAAGCCAACCGCGACCGCCCGGTCCGCAAGACCACGGGCCTGCGCGGCCAGGACCTCTTCGTGTACGGCCGCGCCAGACGCCCCTGCGCACGCTGCGGCACCCGGATCCGCGTGGCCCAGCAGGGCGACGGCTCCCGCGAACGCCCCACGTACTGGTGCCCGAACTGCCAGGCGGGCCCGGCCCCGACCGGTACATCCCGCCTTGGAGACCAGGCCCGCCCGACCAGTTGA
- a CDS encoding helix-turn-helix domain-containing protein, producing MSIGNSPEDERPFDDESDDSRPSIGHALRQARLDAGLTVDDVSTATRVRIAIVQAIEADDFAPCGGDVYARGHIRTLAKAVHLDPAPLLAQYDASHGGRPAPTPAAPLFEAERIRPERRGPNWTAAMVAAIVAVIGFVGFTAFKGDGEGGKTPVAEGGSTPSADKGTPTPKTDKPKDTKPEPSDSAIAAVPQDKVTVQVSAADGRSWVAAKDHNGRLLFDGLLKQGATKTFQDSEKINLVLGDAGAIDLYVNGKKIEDDWQPGAVERLTYTKGDPQAG from the coding sequence GTGTCCATCGGCAACTCCCCTGAAGACGAGCGTCCGTTCGACGACGAGTCCGACGACTCCCGCCCCTCGATCGGCCATGCCCTGCGGCAGGCCCGTCTCGACGCCGGGTTGACCGTCGACGACGTCAGTACCGCCACCCGGGTCCGCATCGCCATCGTGCAGGCCATCGAGGCGGACGACTTCGCCCCCTGTGGCGGCGACGTGTACGCCCGTGGCCACATCCGGACCCTGGCCAAGGCCGTCCACCTCGATCCCGCCCCGCTGCTCGCCCAGTACGACGCCTCCCACGGCGGGCGCCCCGCGCCGACCCCGGCCGCCCCCCTGTTCGAGGCGGAGCGCATCCGTCCGGAGCGGCGTGGGCCGAACTGGACCGCGGCCATGGTCGCCGCGATCGTCGCCGTGATCGGGTTCGTCGGCTTCACCGCCTTCAAGGGGGACGGCGAGGGCGGGAAGACCCCCGTCGCCGAGGGCGGCTCCACGCCGTCGGCCGACAAGGGCACCCCGACGCCCAAGACCGACAAGCCGAAGGACACCAAGCCCGAGCCGTCCGACAGCGCCATCGCCGCCGTTCCGCAGGACAAGGTGACCGTGCAGGTCAGCGCCGCCGACGGACGCAGCTGGGTCGCCGCCAAGGACCACAACGGCCGGCTGCTCTTCGACGGCCTGCTCAAGCAGGGCGCCACCAAGACCTTCCAGGACAGCGAGAAGATCAACCTGGTCCTCGGCGACGCCGGCGCGATCGACCTGTACGTCAACGGCAAGAAGATCGAGGACGACTGGCAGCCGGGCGCCGTCGAGCGCCTGACCTACACGAAGGGCGACCCGCAGGCCGGCTAG
- a CDS encoding CinA family protein: MNSRAADVVRLLTVRGETLAVAESLTGGLVAADITGVPGASKVFRGSVTAYATELKHRMLGVDATLLEQRGAVDPQVAAQMAAGARKALGADWGIATTGVAGPDPQDGQPVGTVFVAVDGPVRPDSGSAGGGKVEALRLNGGRAEIRMESVRSVLALLLRELAGEHSGNERAQDTERNGGF, encoded by the coding sequence GTGAACTCTCGCGCCGCGGACGTCGTGCGACTACTCACGGTGAGGGGCGAGACCCTTGCCGTCGCCGAGTCGCTGACCGGCGGCCTGGTCGCGGCGGACATCACCGGCGTTCCGGGGGCGTCCAAGGTCTTCCGCGGATCGGTGACGGCCTACGCCACCGAGCTCAAGCACCGGATGCTCGGCGTGGACGCCACTTTGCTGGAGCAGCGCGGAGCGGTGGACCCGCAGGTCGCGGCCCAGATGGCGGCCGGTGCGCGCAAGGCGCTGGGAGCCGACTGGGGCATCGCCACGACCGGTGTGGCCGGGCCGGACCCGCAGGACGGACAGCCCGTGGGCACCGTCTTCGTGGCCGTCGACGGGCCGGTCCGCCCGGATTCCGGTTCCGCCGGTGGCGGAAAAGTGGAGGCCCTGCGGTTGAACGGCGGCCGGGCGGAAATTCGTATGGAGAGTGTACGGAGCGTGCTCGCACTGCTTCTGAGGGAGCTGGCGGGCGAACACAGTGGGAATGAGCGGGCACAGGATACGGAACGGAACGGGGGGTTTTGA
- the pgsA gene encoding CDP-diacylglycerol--glycerol-3-phosphate 3-phosphatidyltransferase: MTGVPASAAGGPSPAGATGKVSAVGTTGKANPTGASKAGAARPAGADQGAEGDARPVRGGKIAAAAVNQASIWNIANLLTMLRLLLVPAFVMLMLADGGYDPAWRSFAWAAFAIAMITDLFDGHLARAYDLVTDFGKIADPIADKAIMGAALICLSALGDLPWWVTGVILGRELGITLLRFIVIRYGVIPASRGGKLKTLTQGVAVGMYILALTGWLATLRWWVMAAAVVLTVVTGLDYVRQAIVLRRQGIAERRAALEETEA; encoded by the coding sequence ATGACCGGAGTTCCGGCGTCCGCCGCGGGCGGCCCCTCCCCGGCGGGTGCGACGGGCAAGGTGAGCGCGGTGGGTACGACGGGGAAGGCGAACCCGACGGGTGCGTCCAAGGCCGGTGCGGCCCGGCCCGCGGGTGCCGACCAGGGCGCCGAGGGCGACGCCCGGCCCGTGCGCGGCGGCAAGATCGCGGCCGCGGCCGTCAACCAGGCCAGCATCTGGAACATCGCCAATCTGCTGACCATGCTCCGGCTGCTCCTGGTGCCGGCGTTCGTCATGCTGATGCTGGCCGACGGCGGTTACGACCCCGCCTGGCGCTCGTTCGCCTGGGCGGCCTTCGCCATCGCCATGATCACCGACCTGTTCGACGGGCATCTGGCGCGGGCGTACGACCTGGTCACCGACTTCGGCAAGATCGCGGACCCCATCGCCGACAAGGCGATCATGGGCGCGGCCCTCATCTGCCTGTCCGCCCTCGGCGACCTGCCCTGGTGGGTCACGGGTGTGATCCTCGGCCGGGAACTCGGGATCACCCTGCTGCGTTTCATCGTCATCCGGTACGGCGTCATCCCGGCGAGCCGCGGCGGCAAGCTGAAGACGCTCACGCAGGGCGTGGCCGTCGGCATGTACATCCTGGCGCTGACGGGCTGGCTGGCGACGCTGCGCTGGTGGGTGATGGCCGCCGCCGTCGTGCTGACGGTGGTGACCGGGCTGGACTATGTGAGACAGGCCATTGTGCTGCGGCGGCAGGGAATCGCGGAGCGCAGGGCAGCGTTGGAGGAGACCGAAGCGTGA
- a CDS encoding helix-turn-helix domain-containing protein: MILLRRLLGDVLRRQRQRQGRTLREVSSSARVSLGYLSEVERGQKEASSELLAAICDALDVRMSELMREVSDELALAELAQSAAATPSEPVPTSVRPMLGSVSVTGVPPERVTIKAPSEAVDVVAA; the protein is encoded by the coding sequence ATGATTCTGCTCCGTCGCCTGCTGGGTGACGTGCTGCGTCGGCAGCGCCAGCGCCAGGGCCGTACTCTGCGCGAAGTCTCCTCGTCCGCCCGAGTCTCACTCGGCTATCTCTCCGAGGTGGAGCGGGGGCAGAAGGAGGCTTCCTCCGAGCTGCTCGCCGCGATCTGCGACGCGCTGGACGTACGGATGTCCGAGCTCATGCGGGAAGTGAGCGACGAGCTCGCCCTCGCCGAGCTGGCCCAGTCTGCTGCGGCCACCCCCAGCGAGCCTGTACCCACGTCGGTGCGTCCGATGCTGGGTTCCGTATCGGTGACCGGTGTGCCACCGGAACGGGTGACCATCAAGGCGCCGTCCGAAGCGGTCGACGTCGTCGCCGCGTGA